One stretch of Lacrimispora sphenoides DNA includes these proteins:
- the dmpG gene encoding 4-hydroxy-2-oxovalerate aldolase: MEKRKVQIVDTTMRDGSHALRHSYTADQVKRIAKALDKSKVPFIEVTHGDGLGGSSYTYGFSKTDEFELLEAANEVITNSKLTVLLLPGIGTIEDLKSANRHGAKAVRVATHVTEGDVSAQHIKAAKELDMMAVGFLMMCHMAPPEVIAGEAKKMESYGADYINLADSAGYLTPREVVKRIEAVKEAVKIPVGFHAHNNLGMAVANSLAAVEAGAAYIDATVCGLGAGAGNTQIEVLAAVLQRESFETGLDLYGLMDLAKDVVRPLMLRPQEIDTGSLMLGYTGVYSSFLLHVYHAAEKYHIEPRDILIELGKRKMVGGQEDMIIDVAYQLKMSAGR, encoded by the coding sequence ATGGAAAAACGAAAGGTTCAGATCGTTGATACGACCATGAGGGATGGAAGCCATGCATTGCGGCACAGCTATACTGCGGATCAGGTGAAAAGAATCGCAAAAGCACTTGATAAAAGTAAGGTCCCTTTTATCGAGGTCACTCATGGTGACGGGCTGGGAGGTTCCAGTTATACCTATGGTTTTTCCAAGACTGATGAATTTGAACTTTTAGAGGCAGCAAATGAAGTTATTACGAACAGTAAATTAACGGTGCTGTTATTGCCGGGGATAGGCACCATTGAGGACCTAAAGAGTGCCAACAGGCATGGAGCGAAGGCAGTAAGAGTTGCCACCCACGTGACGGAGGGGGATGTAAGTGCCCAGCATATCAAAGCAGCTAAGGAACTTGACATGATGGCTGTTGGTTTCCTGATGATGTGCCATATGGCTCCGCCGGAAGTGATTGCCGGGGAAGCGAAAAAGATGGAGAGTTATGGAGCGGATTACATTAATCTTGCGGATTCCGCCGGTTATCTTACTCCACGGGAAGTGGTAAAAAGAATCGAAGCGGTAAAAGAAGCGGTTAAAATCCCGGTTGGATTCCATGCTCACAACAATTTAGGCATGGCGGTGGCTAATTCATTGGCAGCGGTAGAAGCTGGGGCTGCTTACATAGATGCTACAGTCTGCGGACTGGGTGCCGGTGCCGGAAATACTCAAATTGAAGTGCTGGCAGCCGTTTTGCAGAGGGAGTCATTTGAAACAGGACTTGATTTATATGGACTTATGGATCTTGCAAAGGACGTTGTAAGGCCATTGATGTTAAGACCGCAGGAGATTGATACAGGGTCTCTGATGTTAGGATATACCGGTGTTTATTCCAGTTTTTTACTGCATGTTTATCATGCTGCTGAAAAGTATCACATTGAGCCGAGGGATATTTTGATCGAACTGGGGAAGCGGAAGATGGTCGGAGGACAGGAAGATATGATCATTGATGTGGCTTATCAGCTTAAAATGTCTGCAGGCCGGTAA
- a CDS encoding 2Fe-2S iron-sulfur cluster-binding protein: MKNAYRVEVLEDCVAFTCHEDEKILEAMKRAGTGPLKFGCFGGGCGICKMKIVSGDFKVVKNMSRAHVSKEEAEQGIVLVCCVVPVSDLIISKQM, translated from the coding sequence ATGAAAAATGCTTATAGGGTTGAAGTATTGGAAGACTGCGTGGCATTTACCTGTCATGAAGATGAAAAAATATTAGAAGCAATGAAGCGTGCAGGCACAGGGCCTTTAAAATTCGGCTGCTTTGGGGGCGGTTGCGGAATTTGTAAGATGAAGATCGTGAGCGGTGATTTTAAAGTGGTTAAAAATATGAGCCGTGCACATGTCTCCAAAGAAGAGGCGGAACAAGGCATTGTATTGGTTTGCTGTGTAGTTCCGGTCAGTGATCTTATCATCTCAAAACAAATGTAA
- a CDS encoding catechol 2,3-dioxygenase produces MSLSGVLRPGLIQLRVLDLDATLRHYTQMLGLNEVCRTEDGRVCLKGYDEFDHHSVVLRLADTAGFDFAAFKVESEELLEKLEKKVEAFGYKVDHVPADSDQPGFGRRIGFTISTGHRLELYSEVKKAEQIPEIINPHIWVDPPRGMRCQRFDHMLLYGPNIAEAERFCTEVLGMYVPEICNTPDGKRLASWITGSNKPHDLAFVEFDQPGKIHHVGFLLQDWCDVGNAADWMARYSIKHDVGPTRHAITRGQTIYFWDPSGNRNEVYSGGYTAYPDHPQRRWDAGELGKGLFYYEGEMIPSFLSIIT; encoded by the coding sequence ATGTCATTAAGTGGAGTTCTCAGACCAGGTTTAATTCAGCTTAGAGTTTTGGATTTGGATGCGACATTAAGGCACTACACTCAGATGTTAGGTCTCAATGAGGTGTGCAGAACAGAAGACGGCAGAGTATGCTTAAAAGGCTATGATGAATTTGACCATCATTCTGTTGTTTTACGCCTGGCAGATACGGCAGGATTTGATTTTGCAGCATTTAAAGTGGAATCGGAAGAATTGTTGGAAAAGCTGGAGAAAAAGGTTGAAGCGTTTGGTTATAAAGTGGATCATGTTCCTGCTGATTCAGATCAGCCGGGTTTTGGACGCAGGATTGGATTTACAATCAGCACCGGTCACCGCTTAGAACTATATTCAGAGGTTAAAAAAGCGGAGCAGATACCGGAAATTATCAATCCCCACATTTGGGTAGATCCGCCAAGAGGTATGAGGTGCCAGAGATTTGATCATATGCTGTTATATGGGCCGAATATCGCAGAGGCAGAACGTTTCTGTACGGAGGTGCTGGGAATGTATGTTCCTGAGATCTGCAATACGCCTGACGGAAAACGTCTTGCAAGTTGGATTACCGGTTCGAATAAGCCCCATGACCTGGCTTTTGTTGAATTTGATCAACCAGGGAAAATCCATCATGTAGGCTTTTTACTCCAGGATTGGTGCGACGTAGGAAATGCGGCTGACTGGATGGCACGTTATTCCATCAAGCATGATGTTGGTCCTACTCGTCATGCGATCACACGCGGGCAGACCATTTATTTTTGGGATCCGTCAGGAAACCGTAATGAAGTATATTCAGGCGGCTATACAGCCTATCCGGATCATCCGCAGCGCCGCTGGGATGCCGGAGAATTAGGAAAAGGATTATTTTACTATGAGGGTGAGATGATTCCAAGCTTCTTGTCAATTATCACCTGA
- a CDS encoding methyl-accepting chemotaxis protein, with product MKRKYKGIKKELVTFIIGCIICIVFVLSVGSIYQTYHTTRKSLAKSLKETSELVSEKITQKLEEYSIISESIALYMKGNVQKGGNINIFLRISCSQYGLNNIDIISSDGTSVVNGKSYEQDNAYLQAKNGTPFLSDPILQKDSASFEYAYPYDDLVVMIEFPYSVFQEMIADTKLGDTGSTYILNRNGTKVAHEDFSLVLSQQNDAESAKTSQAAYGEIAKLEAAMVNGETGFGFYRWNGENRFGSYTPVGNTNGWSVNVTASESEFMSGVATSMLNAVILGVVSLILAVFVMLRITDRITKPIGQVVNSIDQLSAGDLSIDLNMERRDEIGEIGEKVNEMAGKYRDIIHDISRFLHEVSYGNLTVQSNCEYPGEFNGIRSSMEMIASRLKDTILNIRSSAEEVNSGAGQVSGASQALASGAAVQAATVEELSASIADVSEMAGKNSEHVRKASDYVKQSGLRVSAGNRHMQSLHSAMEEVSLSSEKISGITKIIEDIAFQTNILALNAAVEAARAGSAGQGFAVVAGEVRNLSARSADAAKQTAQLIGNTVKAVSEGKRQTAETAGILKEIADKSILVEQVMEEIESASLEQAKAMEQILGGLSQVSAVVQSNAAAAEESSASSEELEAQAQALRQEVAKFQLFEETVSHEENEN from the coding sequence ATGAAAAGGAAATACAAAGGAATAAAAAAAGAACTGGTAACATTCATCATTGGATGTATCATCTGTATTGTATTTGTACTGTCCGTAGGCTCCATTTATCAGACCTATCATACGACCCGGAAATCACTGGCCAAGAGTTTAAAGGAAACATCGGAACTGGTTTCTGAAAAAATAACTCAGAAGCTGGAAGAGTATTCCATCATATCCGAGTCAATTGCCCTTTATATGAAGGGGAATGTGCAAAAAGGAGGCAACATCAATATATTTTTACGGATCTCATGTTCCCAGTACGGCCTTAATAACATCGATATCATTTCGTCTGACGGAACCTCTGTTGTCAATGGGAAATCCTATGAGCAGGACAATGCATACCTGCAGGCAAAAAACGGAACTCCTTTTTTATCCGATCCGATCCTTCAAAAAGATTCTGCCTCCTTTGAATATGCATACCCCTATGATGATCTGGTGGTCATGATTGAATTTCCTTATTCTGTTTTCCAGGAGATGATTGCGGACACAAAGCTTGGGGATACCGGAAGCACTTATATTTTAAACCGGAATGGCACGAAAGTGGCCCACGAGGATTTTTCCCTGGTATTATCACAGCAAAATGACGCAGAGTCTGCAAAAACCAGTCAAGCTGCCTATGGAGAGATTGCAAAGCTGGAAGCTGCAATGGTAAACGGTGAAACCGGCTTTGGATTCTATCGTTGGAATGGGGAAAATCGGTTCGGTTCCTATACCCCTGTGGGTAACACCAATGGATGGTCCGTAAATGTGACAGCTTCAGAATCTGAATTTATGTCCGGTGTTGCAACCTCTATGTTAAATGCTGTTATTTTAGGAGTTGTCTCTCTGATACTTGCGGTTTTCGTTATGCTTCGGATCACGGACCGGATAACAAAACCCATTGGGCAGGTGGTAAATTCCATTGACCAGTTATCCGCCGGGGATTTGAGCATTGACCTTAATATGGAACGCCGCGATGAAATAGGGGAAATCGGGGAAAAAGTCAATGAAATGGCAGGGAAATACAGAGATATTATCCACGATATATCCCGGTTTTTACATGAGGTTTCTTATGGGAACCTGACGGTTCAAAGTAATTGTGAGTATCCAGGGGAATTTAACGGCATACGAAGCTCCATGGAAATGATCGCTTCCCGTTTAAAAGATACCATATTAAATATCCGTTCCTCCGCCGAAGAGGTCAATTCTGGAGCCGGACAGGTTTCCGGTGCTTCCCAGGCACTAGCATCCGGAGCAGCCGTGCAGGCAGCAACGGTGGAGGAATTAAGTGCCTCCATTGCAGATGTTTCGGAAATGGCAGGTAAGAATTCAGAGCATGTACGGAAGGCTTCCGATTATGTAAAGCAATCTGGATTAAGGGTCAGCGCAGGGAACCGGCATATGCAGAGTCTTCATTCGGCTATGGAAGAGGTAAGCTTATCTTCTGAGAAAATATCCGGTATCACAAAAATAATTGAGGATATTGCATTTCAGACCAACATTCTGGCTTTAAACGCTGCAGTTGAAGCAGCCCGGGCCGGGAGTGCGGGTCAAGGGTTTGCGGTGGTAGCAGGAGAGGTCCGGAACCTCTCAGCCAGGTCTGCTGATGCGGCAAAACAGACTGCCCAGCTGATCGGGAATACGGTAAAAGCGGTTTCAGAGGGAAAAAGGCAGACGGCTGAGACGGCAGGAATCCTTAAGGAGATTGCCGATAAATCCATTCTTGTAGAACAGGTAATGGAGGAAATTGAATCAGCCTCATTGGAACAGGCCAAGGCTATGGAGCAGATCCTGGGAGGACTATCCCAGGTATCTGCCGTGGTGCAGTCCAATGCAGCAGCAGCGGAGGAAAGCTCGGCTTCCAGTGAAGAACTGGAGGCACAGGCCCAGGCTTTAAGGCAGGAGGTTGCAAAGTTCCAACTGTTTGAGGAAACTGTTTCTCACGAAGAAAATGAAAATTAA
- a CDS encoding desulfoferrodoxin family protein produces MKNEPVFLTDKNHNVILEAISGTPNAALPDSLKPFEILEPNTSDGATEKHVPVIETEGNHVTVKVGSTFHPMTEEHSISWVCLQTTAGSIMRVSLSPDCEPVACFTLEDGDSPKAAFAYCNLHGFWKTEA; encoded by the coding sequence ATGAAAAATGAACCTGTATTTTTAACTGACAAAAATCATAACGTCATTCTGGAAGCCATCTCCGGTACTCCAAATGCCGCGCTTCCGGACAGCTTGAAGCCTTTTGAAATATTGGAGCCTAATACTTCGGACGGTGCCACGGAAAAACATGTTCCGGTCATTGAGACAGAAGGAAATCATGTGACCGTAAAGGTGGGCAGTACGTTCCATCCCATGACCGAGGAACACAGCATTTCCTGGGTCTGCTTGCAGACAACAGCTGGAAGTATCATGAGAGTTAGCTTAAGCCCTGACTGTGAACCGGTGGCCTGCTTTACTCTGGAGGACGGCGATTCTCCAAAAGCCGCTTTCGCCTACTGCAATCTTCATGGATTCTGGAAAACAGAAGCGTAA
- a CDS encoding DUF1848 domain-containing protein, whose translation MILSVSRRTDIPQFYSDWFFNRLKEGYLYVKNPMNNHQISRIHLSPEQVELMVFWTKNPEPMMERIRELGSIPFYIQFTLTGYGNDVEPGLPDKRHLIDVFRETAEKVGKSRMVWRYDPIFLNGRYKEEYHLRAFEEIARGVCGSAEKVVISFLDKYGKTERNMKGIPVEELDEEGMKRLGKELAAIAGTYGLRIEACAEKADLSSAGISRGSCIDPAMAEYLIGGPVCRRKDKNQRTECGCMESVEVGTYDTCLAGCKYCYANDSVEAVKRRRTLYDKHSPLLCGRVEEGDRISERKGRSVRKDPTLPFL comes from the coding sequence ATGATACTCAGTGTCAGCAGGCGGACGGATATCCCACAATTTTATTCGGATTGGTTTTTTAACAGGCTGAAAGAAGGGTATCTTTATGTAAAAAATCCCATGAACAACCATCAGATCAGCCGGATCCATCTCTCTCCGGAGCAGGTGGAGCTTATGGTATTCTGGACGAAAAATCCGGAGCCTATGATGGAACGAATCCGGGAGCTTGGAAGCATCCCATTCTATATCCAGTTTACATTGACGGGATATGGAAATGATGTTGAGCCTGGACTGCCGGATAAAAGGCATTTGATTGATGTTTTCCGGGAAACGGCAGAAAAAGTGGGAAAAAGCCGTATGGTCTGGCGGTATGATCCCATATTCCTTAACGGCCGTTACAAAGAGGAATACCATTTGCGGGCCTTTGAAGAAATCGCCAGAGGTGTATGCGGTTCTGCGGAAAAAGTAGTGATCAGTTTTCTGGACAAGTATGGAAAGACGGAACGTAACATGAAGGGAATCCCGGTAGAAGAATTGGATGAAGAAGGGATGAAAAGGCTGGGCAAAGAACTGGCTGCGATTGCCGGTACTTACGGACTCAGGATTGAAGCATGTGCGGAAAAAGCTGATTTAAGTTCTGCCGGGATTTCACGAGGAAGCTGCATTGACCCTGCGATGGCGGAATACTTAATCGGCGGTCCGGTATGCCGGAGGAAGGATAAAAATCAAAGAACAGAATGTGGATGCATGGAAAGCGTTGAAGTGGGAACTTATGACACCTGCTTGGCCGGTTGTAAGTATTGCTATGCCAATGACAGTGTGGAGGCAGTGAAGAGGAGACGCACATTATACGATAAACATAGCCCGCTGCTTTGCGGAAGAGTGGAAGAAGGAGACAGGATTTCGGAGCGGAAAGGAAGGTCTGTCCGGAAAGATCCGACTCTTCCTTTCCTGTAA
- a CDS encoding MBL fold metallo-hydrolase: MYELNQVSTNSYYVQSPAKIGIVKLNDTEVCLIDSGSDKDAGRKVRQILDANGWRLTAIYNTHSNADHIGGNKYLQNQTGCKVYAPGIECDFTNHTILEPSFLYGGFPPKDLKHKFLMAQESSAEHLTEGVLPKGMSVIPLPGHFFDMVGFRDMDDVVYLADCLSSKETLEKYQIGFIYDVSAYLDTLEMVKTMKAKVFIPAHAEATDDIAPLAQININKVHEIADKILEICKEPIIFEKVLQQLFNDYGLIMNFEQYVLVGSTIRSYLSWLKDTGRMEVIFENGQLLWKTIE; the protein is encoded by the coding sequence ATGTATGAGTTAAATCAGGTTAGCACAAATAGTTATTATGTTCAAAGCCCGGCAAAGATTGGCATTGTTAAGCTTAACGATACGGAAGTATGCCTTATTGACAGCGGAAGTGACAAGGATGCCGGGCGGAAAGTCAGGCAGATACTGGATGCCAATGGCTGGCGGCTGACGGCAATTTATAATACCCATTCAAATGCCGATCATATCGGAGGCAATAAGTATTTACAGAATCAAACCGGATGCAAAGTTTATGCTCCTGGCATTGAATGCGACTTTACGAACCATACCATCCTTGAGCCTTCTTTCCTGTATGGCGGGTTTCCTCCAAAGGACTTAAAGCACAAATTCCTGATGGCCCAGGAAAGCAGTGCAGAACACCTTACAGAGGGGGTTCTTCCGAAGGGTATGAGTGTGATTCCTCTTCCCGGTCATTTTTTTGATATGGTGGGTTTTAGAGATATGGATGACGTTGTTTATTTGGCAGACTGCCTGTCGAGCAAAGAAACACTGGAAAAATACCAGATCGGGTTTATTTATGATGTATCCGCTTACCTTGACACCTTGGAAATGGTAAAGACCATGAAAGCAAAGGTTTTCATCCCTGCTCACGCAGAAGCAACCGATGATATCGCCCCGCTCGCTCAGATTAATATTAATAAGGTACATGAAATAGCAGATAAGATACTTGAAATTTGTAAAGAGCCGATTATCTTTGAAAAGGTTTTACAGCAGCTTTTCAATGACTATGGTCTGATAATGAATTTTGAGCAATATGTACTCGTTGGCAGCACGATCCGCTCTTATCTTTCCTGGCTAAAGGATACCGGGCGAATGGAAGTGATTTTCGAAAATGGACAGCTGCTCTGGAAAACAATAGAATAA
- a CDS encoding cysteine hydrolase family protein produces MVLLVVDTQDMIVTNELFQYETFVNNMKQLIHLARTKGIEIIYVRHDDGFELTKGVKGFELFEQFAPMNEEKIFDKHVNSAFRDTGLLEYLRSKNEDTIMITGLQTDYCIDATIKCGFEHGFEIVVPAYCNTTVDNEYMTAEQSYKYYNEKMWSSRYSRCVSFDQACDML; encoded by the coding sequence ATGGTACTGTTGGTAGTAGATACACAGGATATGATTGTTACAAATGAACTGTTTCAATATGAAACATTTGTAAATAACATGAAGCAATTAATCCATTTAGCAAGAACCAAGGGCATAGAGATTATTTATGTTCGTCACGATGATGGTTTTGAGCTGACTAAGGGCGTAAAAGGATTTGAATTATTTGAACAATTTGCTCCAATGAATGAGGAAAAGATATTTGATAAACATGTTAATAGTGCATTTAGGGATACTGGTTTATTAGAATACCTGCGCTCTAAAAACGAAGATACCATTATGATTACAGGTCTGCAGACCGATTACTGCATAGATGCAACAATAAAGTGCGGTTTTGAACATGGATTTGAAATTGTTGTTCCGGCTTATTGCAATACAACTGTTGATAATGAGTATATGACGGCGGAACAATCCTACAAATATTATAATGAGAAAATGTGGAGCTCCAGATATTCAAGGTG